The Gloeobacter violaceus PCC 7421 DNA window AATGGGTCAAGATCTACCCCGGTGAGCCCGCCGTCAAGATTGAACCGCCCCCTCCACCACCTCCACCTCCGATTGCTGAGCCGGCGGCCCCCCAACCCGCAGCCAGTACGCCCACCGGGGCAACGACCGCAAAACCGGCACCCCCCACCCCCAGCGCCCCCGCCGAAGTGACGATCGCCAAGCCCAAAGCGGCAGTGCCGCCCGCAAGCACACCGCTCGTTCCCAAACTCAAGCCCTCGCCCGCACCCGAACCGGAGGGACAAACCCCGCCGACCTTCCCGCTCAAACCGGCGGCCAGCCCGCGCCTTTCGACCCCCGATACGGACATCGCACCGGGCGGTACCCCGAAGCCGGCTGTTCCCCGTCCCTCCGAAGCGCCCGCCCCTTCGACCACTCCCGAGTCGGTTCCAGCCGAGGCGCCCGCTCCGCCTCCCGCCTCCAGTACCACCGCGGGCGAAGGCGCCGTCAGTCCCGAAAATCGCAATGGAGCCCCCGCCGATGCAACCCTCTCTGCTCCGCCAATCTATTAACGCGATCGGCACCCTGGTCTCGGCCGTCTGCGCGCTGCTGGCGCTGTTTGCGCCGGTACCGGGGTGGGCGATCGCGGGCATCGGCGTCGATTGGCCGCTCATCTGGGTAATTTGTTTCAGTATCCGCCGGGCACCCCTGCCGGCGGGGATCGCGGGGCTGGCCATGGGCTGGGCGCAAGACGGCCTGACCATCGCCCGTCCCACCCACGCCCTGGGCCTCGCCCTCGCCGCGGTGCTCACCGCCCGCCTCGAAAAGCAGCGCTTCATCCAGGAGGACTTTATCTCGGTGGCCCTAATTACCTTCGCGATGGCCGTGCTCTCCGAGACCTGCATCGCGGTGCAGTATTCGCTGATGGGCGTGCTGCCCCTGGCTGAAATCTGGTCGCACCACCAGTCGGTGGCCCTCGGTTCGGCACTGATCAGCAGCCTGTGGGCACCGATCGTCTACATGCCTCTACGCTGGTGGTGGCGCGAGCCGGTTCCCTTAAAATAAGTTCTATGAATGACAAGCTGATTGTTCGCGACTATTTCAACAACACCGGTTTTGAGCGCTGGCGGCGCATCTACGGAGACGAGGCGGTCAACCGCATCCAGCATTCGATCCGTGTCGGCCACCAGCGCACTTGCGAGCGCGTACTCGAATGGCTGGGCGATGTGCATGACCAATCGATCTGCGATGCGGGCTGCGGATTGGGCAGCCTCAGCTTTCCGTTGGCCGAGCGCGGTGCCCGGGTATTCGCCACCGACATCTCCGAGAAGATGATCCTCGAAGCGCGCCGCAGGCAAAAGTCGCGGCTCCCCGACAGTGACAATCCCCGCTTCGAAGTGCTCGAACTGGAGCAAATCGACGGCCGCTACGACACCGTCGTCTGTCTGGACGTACTCATCCACTATCCCCTTGACCAGGTGGAGAAAATGCTCGCCCACCTGAGCAACCGGGCGGGCGAGCACCTCATCCTCACCTACGCCCCCAAAACCTTGCTGTTTGCTGCCCTCAAAAAAGTCGGCGAATTTTTTCCGGGGGCAAACAAGACCACCCGCGCCTACCAGCACCGCAGCGAGGACATCGAGGCGATCCTGACACGGTTGGGCTGGAAGATCCTCAGGCGGGCGGCCATCGACGACAAGTTTTATTTTGCCCGCCTGGTGATGACGGCGCGCTCCGCGTCTGCAGTGGCGGCATAAGACTTACAAGAGGAGATTAATCATACCCACCCCTGGGCTGGGCACGGTTCGCCCTTCTATTTTCAGGTGCGGGCCGACCCTTCCTCCTTGGCGACTACACTGAGAACCAAGCACAACAGCAATCCCGATGGTTCCCAACCCCCTCCGCTGGACAACCCGAGATCTTGGTGCCATGCCCGACGATGGCGGTTGGAAACGCTACGAAATCATCGATGGAGAACTGTTGGTGACCCGCGCCCCCCATATTCGCCATCAGGCCGCAGCGGGCAAACTGCACGTTCGCCTGGAAACCTGGTCAGAGGTGACTGGTTTGGGGAGCGCTTTCCAGGCGCCAGGAGTGATTTTCTCCCCGACCGATGCAGTGATTCCTGATGTCGTTTGGATTGGCCGAGAGCGCCTCGCCGACGGCATCGATGGGGCAGGACATCTAACCGTTGCCCCTGAACTGATGGTCGAAATTCTCTCTCCCGGCGAACTCAACGAACAGCGGGACAAAGAAGTCAAACTCAAACTTTACTCCCTGCACGGGGTTCAGGAGTACTGGATTGTCAATTGGCAACTGAAAACCCTGGAAATTTATCGCCGCACAGACGCCCAGCTCCAACTCGCCGCCACTCTCCTCAGAAGCGATACCCTCACCTCACCCCTACTGCCGGGATTCAGCACCTCCATTGCTCAATTATTTCTGTGAACCAAGGTGCCCTGCCCCCTTTTTCTAAGGGGATCAAATGAGAAACATGCAGCATATATCGCACATTTGGGGGTGTCGATCCGTCTCTTGATCGAGCAGACTGAGGGAGGAGATGGGTGCGTAGGTCACGTGCGCCCCATACCTTGAGCGAACCGCAACTGTACTCGGCGACATATCTCTTCAGACAAGTGGCCGCTGCTGGTGCCCGGTTCTATGATGAGTCGCATACACCCGGAGACAAGGCCTCACATGTCCGCGATCCGCGTAGTTCTGGTAGAAGATCACGACCTCACCCGCGCCGGAATGCGCATGACGCTTCAGCAGCACGACAGCGTGCAGGTGGTGGGCGAGGCGGCGAACGGCCAAGACGGATTGAAGCTCATCTCCAAAGAAAAGCCCGACATCGCCATCGTTGATATTGGCCTGCCGGATATCGACGGTATCGAGGTGACCCGCCGCCTCAAAGCCGAAGACCCCGAGGTGCGGGTGCTGATTCTCACCCTGCGCGACAACGACCAGACGGTGCTTGCCGCCTTTGCCGCCGGGGCCGATTCGTACTGCATGAAGGACATCGGCTCGGCGGACCTATTCGCGGCTTTGCAGACCACCCGCGAGGGCCACTCCTGGATCGATCCATCCATCGCCCGCACGGTGCTGGGGCAGATCGGCAGCCAGCCCGCCGCTGGAACCAGTACTGTGCAGATCAATGCTGCCGAACCCGAGTTCACCCAGATCCTCGAAGCCTCGCCCCTGACTGAGCGCGAACTGGAGGTGCTGCAGCTGATTGTCGAGGGCCGCTCCAATCAGGATATTGCCGACCAGCTCTACATCACTGTAGGCACCGTCAAGACCCACGTGCGCAATATCCTCAGCAAGCTGTGCGCCGACGACCGCACCCAGGCGGCGGTGACCGCGCTACGCGCCGGGTTGGTGCGTTAGAACCCCTTCCTGTAGTGCCAATTTGCCCGAGCACGCTACAATTAGCGGAACGTGAGCAGGTGGCCATGCAGGAACGCTTTCCCAATCAGTTTCCACAACCGGGGGCGGCCAAGCCGATCGGCACTGTCGTGCAGGGATCGCTCAGCGAAGGGCTCGAAGTCCGGCTCAGCCCGGAGGTTTCCGTCGAAGAGATGCGCGTGGGCAAGTTCTGTGTCGTCTACGGGCGGCGGACGCGCTTTTTCTCGATGCTCACCGATGTTACCCTGGGCACCGCGAGCCCCAAGATTCTGATGAACCCCCCGGCCCCGGAGGACGATTTTCTTTTCGAGGTGCTCTCGGGTACGAGCACCTTCGGCACCGTGCAACTCACGCCGATGCTGATGTTCGAGACTGTGAACGGCCAATCGGAATTGCGGCCGGTCAAGACGATCCCTTCGCACTTTTCGCAGGTGCACGAGGCGACTTCCTACGATTTTCAAATGGTCTTCGGCTCCGAGGAAAACCCCGACAAGAAAAACTTTTACGTCGGGATGCCCCTCGACATGGACGTGCCGGTCTGTCTCGATCTGGAGCGCTTTGTCGAGCGCTCCAACGGCATCTTCGGCAAATCCGGCACCGGCAAATCGTTTCTGACCCGTCTGATTCTTTCTGGGGTGATCAAAAAAAACGCCGCCGTCAATTTGATCTTCGACATGCACTCGGAATACGGCTGGGAAGCAGCCAAGGAGGGTAAAGAAGCTTCCACCGTCAAGGGCTTGCGCCAGTTGTTTCCGGGCCACGTGCAAATGTACACCCTCGATCCGGATTCCACCCGCAGGCGCGGCGTGCGCGACGCGCGGGAGTTGTTTATTTCCTACGATCAGATTGAAGTCGAAGATCTGTCGCTCATTCGAGGGGAACTGAACCTCTCGGAGGCGAGTATCGAGAATGCGAATATCCTCCGCCACGAGTTTCAGCGCGGCTGGATCGGCACGCTCCTGTCGATGAGCGGCGGCGAGTTGCAGGAATTTTGCGAATCGAAAGGGGCGCACTTCGGTTCGACGATTGCCCTGCAGCGCAAGCTGCTCCGGTTGCAGGATTTGCGCTATATCAAGCCGGTGTGTCCGGCCAACTATATTGGCGAAATTCTCGATCATCTGGCGGCGGGCAAGAACGTCGTCATCGAGTTTGGTTCACAAGGATCGCTCCTCAGCTACATGCTCGCCGCCAATATCCTCACCCGCCGCATCCACGAAGCTTATGTGCGCAAGGCCGAACTCTATTTGCAGACCAAAAAGCCCACCGACAAACCGCGCCAGCTGATCATCACCATCGAGGAAGCCCACAAATTTTTGGACCCCAAGACCGCCCGCCAAACGATTTTCGGCACGATCGCCCGCGAGATGCGCAAGTACTTCGTGACGCTGCTGGTGGTCGATCAGCGCCCTTCAGGCATCGACAACGAGGTGATGAGTCAGTTGGGTACCCGGATCACCGCTCTATTGAATGACGACAAGGACATCGACGCGGTCTTCACCGGTGTTTCCGGCGGCCAGACCTTGCGCACGGTGCTCGCCCAACTCGACCCGAAGCAGCAGGCCCTTGTGCTTGGCTACGCCGTGCCGATGCCGGTGGTGGTGCGCACCCGCAGCTACGACGAGCAATTTTATAAAGAAGTCGGTTCTCCAGACCCGGCTGAGATGGGCGATGAGGAGCTGTTTCGGGAAGCGGAACTGGCCAATCAAGATCTGGGGTTTTAAGCGCCCGTCTGTTCGGCGCGCTGACGTTTGCGAAAACGGCGCACCTTCATCAAATTGGCGCAACCGTCATCACACCAGCGCTTGCCGCAACACTTGCTCTCGTCGAAGAAGACCCAGCGACAATCGGGATTCTCGCAAATCTTGATGCGCCGCAGGTTGCCCGTGCCTAGCAGTTCAGCAAATGACGCGGCGATTTCGGCAAGGACCCAGGGCCAATCCTGGCAGACAGGCGTCAACTGCAGCCGGTAGCCCTCCTCACCGCAACAGACGAGCCGGCGGCTGGTGGGGGCTGCCTGCAACACCCTATTGAGGGCATCGAGGTCGGCGGCGGCCGGCGGCTCTCCCGCCGCAACCGCATCGACAATCCGCCGCAGCAGATGTCTCAACTGTACCAGCGACTCCAGTTCGCCGCCGTCGGGAGCTTCGACCGCCGCGAGGCCCCAGCGGTTGAGAAAGCGCACCAGCCAGTCGGGATCGCTCAGCCGATCCTCGCTGCGCCCGCTGCCGCAGTGGTCGTGCCGCTCGCTGTTGATCAGCTCAAAACAGAGGACATCCATTCACAAGTAACGTGATAAAATTGGGTTGACGGTTACGAATTGGGCGTTTACGATGCTTATGTAACCAGCATAATATTTTTTGGGCGTTACGGCGAGTTGTCGTTGGCCTGCCGCCCTGCCGAGATTTCTGCCCCGCGCCACCTCGACGCTGCTTGTGGGACGGGTGCTGTTCGGTCGTTGTCCTTCTGGAGAATTATGATGCATCTCAAGCTGGCGAAGCTGACCCATTACCTTACGCAGTGGACGATTTTCTTTTTGCTGGCCGTCGCCATCTGGATTTACCAGACCTTGTTTTTGCAGCCGGTGAAATTGCCCCCCGCGCCGCTCGCTGTGGCCCCGCAAACCAAGGTGGTTACACCTCCCGAGCGCGATAGCGACCTGCGCGATCCCGAATACGTGGTCACGCCGCGCGGTACCTTTGCCCGCTACCGCATCGGCAGCGAGCACTTCTTCTACCGCGACGGCAAGCTCGTGCGCCAAACGCCCGTTTACTTGCCGAAGCTATAGGGTGCCAGGAGGTTACATTGGACTGGCCGCGAGGGCCGCACGATGTCGCCTGTTCCCATCCAGATTTTTGCCTGCCAGAATCGCACCTGCCGTCGCGACGGTAGTTCCGCGGTGCTCGCCGCGCTCGAAGGCGAACTGGCCTGCTGCGGGTTGAGCGACCAGGTGGAGTTGCAGGCCACCGGATGCCTCAGCCAGTGCGGCAACGGTCCGATGCTGCTGGTGGTGCAGACCGCCACCGGCCGGCAGATCTGGTACGACCGGGTGCGGCCGGAGGAAATGCCGCTGGTCGTCCGCCGACACCTTATCGAGGGCAAGCCGGTCACCGACATGCTCTACCGTACCAAGCATCCAAAGCGTTCTTTTCCGGAGTGGTCGCCCCTACCCCCCCCCTGGCATACCTCCCCTTGAGCTGGGGTAACCATAGAATGTTTTGATGTCTACTGGCTCAAAACATTTAATGCAATCGATGCGCTTTTGATACCTTAGAGATG harbors:
- the mreD gene encoding rod shape-determining protein MreD; this encodes MQPSLLRQSINAIGTLVSAVCALLALFAPVPGWAIAGIGVDWPLIWVICFSIRRAPLPAGIAGLAMGWAQDGLTIARPTHALGLALAAVLTARLEKQRFIQEDFISVALITFAMAVLSETCIAVQYSLMGVLPLAEIWSHHQSVALGSALISSLWAPIVYMPLRWWWREPVPLK
- the bchM gene encoding magnesium protoporphyrin IX methyltransferase → MNDKLIVRDYFNNTGFERWRRIYGDEAVNRIQHSIRVGHQRTCERVLEWLGDVHDQSICDAGCGLGSLSFPLAERGARVFATDISEKMILEARRRQKSRLPDSDNPRFEVLELEQIDGRYDTVVCLDVLIHYPLDQVEKMLAHLSNRAGEHLILTYAPKTLLFAALKKVGEFFPGANKTTRAYQHRSEDIEAILTRLGWKILRRAAIDDKFYFARLVMTARSASAVAA
- a CDS encoding Uma2 family endonuclease; its protein translation is MVPNPLRWTTRDLGAMPDDGGWKRYEIIDGELLVTRAPHIRHQAAAGKLHVRLETWSEVTGLGSAFQAPGVIFSPTDAVIPDVVWIGRERLADGIDGAGHLTVAPELMVEILSPGELNEQRDKEVKLKLYSLHGVQEYWIVNWQLKTLEIYRRTDAQLQLAATLLRSDTLTSPLLPGFSTSIAQLFL
- a CDS encoding response regulator; the encoded protein is MSAIRVVLVEDHDLTRAGMRMTLQQHDSVQVVGEAANGQDGLKLISKEKPDIAIVDIGLPDIDGIEVTRRLKAEDPEVRVLILTLRDNDQTVLAAFAAGADSYCMKDIGSADLFAALQTTREGHSWIDPSIARTVLGQIGSQPAAGTSTVQINAAEPEFTQILEASPLTERELEVLQLIVEGRSNQDIADQLYITVGTVKTHVRNILSKLCADDRTQAAVTALRAGLVR
- a CDS encoding helicase HerA domain-containing protein, whose protein sequence is MQERFPNQFPQPGAAKPIGTVVQGSLSEGLEVRLSPEVSVEEMRVGKFCVVYGRRTRFFSMLTDVTLGTASPKILMNPPAPEDDFLFEVLSGTSTFGTVQLTPMLMFETVNGQSELRPVKTIPSHFSQVHEATSYDFQMVFGSEENPDKKNFYVGMPLDMDVPVCLDLERFVERSNGIFGKSGTGKSFLTRLILSGVIKKNAAVNLIFDMHSEYGWEAAKEGKEASTVKGLRQLFPGHVQMYTLDPDSTRRRGVRDARELFISYDQIEVEDLSLIRGELNLSEASIENANILRHEFQRGWIGTLLSMSGGELQEFCESKGAHFGSTIALQRKLLRLQDLRYIKPVCPANYIGEILDHLAAGKNVVIEFGSQGSLLSYMLAANILTRRIHEAYVRKAELYLQTKKPTDKPRQLIITIEEAHKFLDPKTARQTIFGTIAREMRKYFVTLLVVDQRPSGIDNEVMSQLGTRITALLNDDKDIDAVFTGVSGGQTLRTVLAQLDPKQQALVLGYAVPMPVVVRTRSYDEQFYKEVGSPDPAEMGDEELFREAELANQDLGF
- a CDS encoding CGNR zinc finger domain-containing protein, producing MDVLCFELINSERHDHCGSGRSEDRLSDPDWLVRFLNRWGLAAVEAPDGGELESLVQLRHLLRRIVDAVAAGEPPAAADLDALNRVLQAAPTSRRLVCCGEEGYRLQLTPVCQDWPWVLAEIAASFAELLGTGNLRRIKICENPDCRWVFFDESKCCGKRWCDDGCANLMKVRRFRKRQRAEQTGA
- a CDS encoding (2Fe-2S) ferredoxin domain-containing protein, producing MSPVPIQIFACQNRTCRRDGSSAVLAALEGELACCGLSDQVELQATGCLSQCGNGPMLLVVQTATGRQIWYDRVRPEEMPLVVRRHLIEGKPVTDMLYRTKHPKRSFPEWSPLPPPWHTSP